The Chloroflexota bacterium genomic sequence TGGACGAAGGAGCGCAACGCCATGGAGACGGCGCAGCTGCTGCAGGCGCACGGCGTGCCGGCGTTCCCGGCGCAATCAGACGAGGAGGCGTTCACGAATCATCATTTCCTGAGCCGCAACGGGTGGGCGCAGGTGCAGCATCCCTTCGGGCCGATCACGGTGAACGGCATCCACTGGAAGCTGAGCAAGACTCCGGGCGAGATACGCAAGGCGACGCCGATGTTGGGGCAGGACAACGAGTACGTCTTCCACGACCTGCTGGGGAGGCAGGTGGAGTCAACGGCGGCGTTGACGAAGCAGGGCGTCATCGCATAAACAAGAACGCCCCGGTCCAGCCGGGGCGTTCTCTTGCGCAGTAGGCTTCTCTTCGTTATTTATCTATCCACGTCTTATCGTAGCGGCCGCGATTTACGAAGGAGCCGCCAAGGGGCATGTTCTGCATCTCGCCGCGGCGAACCCAGGGAGTAGCGGCCCAGGCGAGGACGATGTAGTTCGCGGCATCGTAGAGGCGCGTCTGAAGGTCGGCCACGATACGAGCACGGCGCGCGGCATCGGTTGTGGTTTCCTGTTCATTGTACATGGCGTCCACTTGGGGGTCCTTCCACCCACCGTAGTTGCGTGAGGCGCTGCTGACCCAAAAGAGGCCTATGGTCTGGCTGGGTTCGTCAATAGCCTGTGCAAAGGGGCGATAGATAAGGTCGAAATCACCGTCCAAGACGAGGCGCTGGTTGTGAGCGGCCGGCTGTTCAGGGACGACGGTGAGGACCAGCCCACGGATTTTGTTGAAGAGGGTAACGGCGGCCTCAGCCTCGGTAGGAAAGACGCCACTGGCAACAACGTAGACGTTGAGCTTGAGCGGATTGGCGGCTGTGTAGCCTGCTGTGGCGAGGAGCCGCTCAGCTTCGGCAAGGTCCTGCGCCCTGGCCGACGGGTTCATGCCGGGGAGTCTTTGCTGCTCGGACATGGGCGGGGCCCAGTTGCCCTGGAAGTCCTTGGGCGGGCTAGCGTATCCGGATGGAAGGCCGGAACCACCCATGCCTGCAGCGACAAAGGCGCCGCGATCAAAGCCGATCTGCAAGGCCTTGCGCACCGCTGAGTTGCCTAACGGGCCTCGATTTTTGACGAGGAGCATACGCCAGCTATCAAAGGTCGCGCTTGATTGCAGAGCCGGGACGTCCTTTTTGATGTTGTCTATCTGGCCGACGAGGGCCGGGGCGTTGATATGGTCGAAGGCATCGATCTGACCGGTGCGGAAGGCGGCGATGTGGGCAGTGGTATCGGCGATGACGAACCAGTCAATACCATCCAGATAGGGCAACGGCCTATTGTCTACACCCTTGTCCCAATAGGTCGGGTTCGCGCGGAGCTCAAGCTTTCTGCCCCGATCCAGGTTGGTCCAGCGGTAAGCGTTGGTCCCTATCACCTTACCGGCCACGAGTTCTTGGAGCGACACGCGCGGGGAGTAGTTGAACATGACGGCGTGGGTCAGCGTGCGAAAGAGGGAGTT encodes the following:
- a CDS encoding ABC transporter substrate-binding protein, which encodes MKRLSRLILFVSLTLSLILVISACGGDDEEPTATKAPAPTAAPTSAPTVAPTATRPPAPPTPAPTATPVPPTPTPAPRVKRGGILRTRIEFTPSSQPQFMLLQGPINSAYPLFQPVLSTLVQLNMDDLTIAGDLAESWTFSPDGKTITFKIRNGVTWHDGSPLTAADIKFNWDAMLKDSLGFASHFKALLAAAADTALVDPSTFQITLKQPSNSLFRTLTHAVMFNYSPRVSLQELVAGKVIGTNAYRWTNLDRGRKLELRANPTYWDKGVDNRPLPYLDGIDWFVIADTTAHIAAFRTGQIDAFDHINAPALVGQIDNIKKDVPALQSSATFDSWRMLLVKNRGPLGNSAVRKALQIGFDRGAFVAAGMGGSGLPSGYASPPKDFQGNWAPPMSEQQRLPGMNPSARAQDLAEAERLLATAGYTAANPLKLNVYVVASGVFPTEAEAAVTLFNKIRGLVLTVVPEQPAAHNQRLVLDGDFDLIYRPFAQAIDEPSQTIGLFWVSSASRNYGGWKDPQVDAMYNEQETTTDAARRARIVADLQTRLYDAANYIVLAWAATPWVRRGEMQNMPLGGSFVNRGRYDKTWIDK